A single window of Cryptococcus neoformans var. neoformans JEC21 chromosome 3 sequence DNA harbors:
- a CDS encoding DNA-directed DNA polymerase, putative → MTSNVLPLFWPLSNLSKETRLTASANLVSSLESFQRSFSQNAGSSKGKEIEDDDEDEESASDSEESGMEVDASDDEEENDEKHSQAAKLDRQLSKDNAEDVVYSVKRLVRGLGSSRESSRLGFAVALTELLSRIPTVTARQVFSLVIRNSQYSKNMKGSDERDMMFARLFGMTAIVQSQSLFAPSATKDDFRGVIEELEKLGQAKAWMRESAWWALVQSVLLLLESRVQWKEDALREVIDVVFEEKGWTQEKVALVLTLEQSGLDIDWKTHLAPTFKHTPLLNTHNLVTLSRILKETSGDEEDGVSATITGSWKPQLHFVWNIILDRYFGPSALSTTLASFQDFFRVVVDESLFSNTSSPQRRYWGFQVFERALPLLPSSQMPLIFTPNFMRCWMNNLSSPDRYLHKAAQQIAKKVQDIIKENPKVGYTLLSQLVGKHGRPDFDKVTKTKTVESIMGKLNEKGVRDFVDFLKETILGASSHENLDAARLAERRSWALDQIQALCRNGSVPKDDAWVAPLFDFLLVHGFFIIRSVNKKSPITAIHTVPKPPLSENTSIACRAKFFACAVELTTASIPRKNGSEDSKARQQGCDASGRLWLRRAIDIISILVDDKKHVEVIADADEEIKSIRNAALESLSSLDKVKEDRKSISRAFEILISFFILQTYDEVEDSLENLEEVNTAAQQYLGQKEEEETQAADMLLDVLIALLDKGSSDLRNLANLVFDIISPELTKSSLNLLSAQLEQSAAEAAANESAEESDEDADGDDAASDSDGGEANEEDEDEEEDEEHDEDLGDVDPAFRQRVAEALKVSGMDAGEDVEEGSEAESEEYWDDDQMMKVDEQLAQVFRERAAAASKNDMKHILTESIHFKNRILDFYDTYAKRQPTNPLIIDVILTLLKLIRSGGVSEAEVTNKAAGILRSKFNKPKDVPSTVNIEAASESLKTIHSMAQKAHSAEFSTLCSLCSLFVSRAIDASGISSNSATSTVVEIYRATLKDFIIRKASLVHPPFLLEFVKRFPVRAFSLYHDLVSYVAPGAAVNAFRQLQAYNALQILAQHLPVISKSVSPTEVIKFVQEASESVFTTLETAAEANSDSKDALNAQKLKDVVKFALQLARNSKNVGISWDIRRVSEVGETLKHGRRTKEMKGVHSMWIQLEAILSNKKGEKRKR, encoded by the exons ATGACTTCCAACGTGTTGCCTCTTTTCTGGCCGCTCTCGAATTTAAGCAAGGAGACCCGGCTCACAGCTTCTGCAAATCTTGTGTCTTCCCTTGAATCTTTCCAACGGTCCTTCTCTCAGAACGCCGGTTCCTcaaagggcaaggaaattgaggacgacgatgaggatgaagagtcAGCAAGCGATAGCGAAGAGTCTGGAATGGAAGTAGATGCGagcgacgatgaggaagaaaatgacGAGAAGCACAGTCAGGCGGCAAAATTGGACAGGCAGTTGAGCAAGGACAATGCAGAGGATGTTGTCTACAGTGTCAAGCGACTCGTGCGAGGCTTGGGTAGCTCTAGAGAAAGTAGCCGTCTTGGCTTTGCGGTTGCTCTAACAGAG TTGCTTTCTCGTATACCAACTGTCACCGCTCGACAAGTCTTTTCACTTGTCATCCGCAATTCTCAATACAGCAAGAACATGAAAGGCTCTGACGAAAGAGACATGATGTTTGCCCGTCTTTTCGGTATGACAGCCATTGTTCAATCCCAGAGTCTTTTCGCTCCTAGTGCCACAAAGGATGACTTCCGAGGCGTTAtcgaagagcttgagaagCTTGGACAGGCAAAGGCGTGGATGAGGGAAAGCGCTTGGTGGGCTCTGGTGCAAAGCGTTTTGCTCCTTTTGGAAAGTAGGGTGCAATGGAAGGAGGACGCTCTGCGGGAAGTGATTGATGTGGTgtttgaagagaagggttggACTCAGGAGAAGGTAGCTTTGGTACTTACCTTGGAGCAATCTGGTCTC GACATTGACTGGAAGACTCACCTGGCTCCTACCTTCAAGCATACCCCTTTACTTAACACTCACAACCTCGTCACCCTCAGTCGAATTCTCAAG GAGACCAGtggagacgaggaagatggtgttTCAGCAACCATCACTGGTTCTTGGAAACCCCAGCTTCACTTTGTCTGGAATATCATCCTCGATCGGTACTTTGGGCCCTCCGCCCTTTCCACAACCCTCGCGTCCTTCCAAGACTTTTTCCGCGTCGTTGTTGACG AATCCCTTTTCTCCAatacttcttctccccagcGTCGATACTGGGGCTTTCAAGTGTTTGAACGagcccttcctcttttgccGTCTTCTCAGATGCCTCTTATTTTTACTCCGAACTTTATGCGATGCTGGATGAACAATCTCTCCTCACCCGATCGTTATCTTCACAAAGCTGCTCAGCAAATTGCCAAAAAAGTGCAAGACATTATCAAAGAGAACCCCAAGGTTGGTTACACATTGCTTTCTCAGCTTGTAGGTAAACATGGTCGACCCGATTTCGACAAAGTCACCAAGACAAAGACTGTCGAGTCAATTATGGGGAAACTCAACGAAAAGGGTGTGAGAGATTTTGTCGACTTTTTGAAAGAAACTATTCTCGGTGCTTCTTCTCATGAAAA CCTGGATGCTGCGAGACTGGCGGAACGTCGTTCTTGGGCGCTCGATCAGATCCAGGCTCTGTGCAGGAACGGTTCTGTCCCCAAGGACGACGCCTGGGTTGCTCCTCTCTTcgatttccttcttgtGCACGGATTCTTTATCATTAGAAGCGTCAACAAGAAAAGCCCTATCACCGCCATACATACTGTTCCTaaacctcctctttccgAAAATACGTCTATTGCTTGTCGCGCGAAATTCTTTGCCTGTGCAGTGGAGTTGACTACAGCGTCGATTCCTAGAAAAAATGGGTCTGAAGATTCCAAAGCTCGTCAGCAAGGGTGCGATGCTTCCGGTAGGCTCTGGCTCCGTCGAGCCATTGACATCATTTCAATCCTTGTGGATGATAAAAAGCACGTTGAGGTCATCGCAGATGCCGATGAAGAGATCAAATCAATCAGAAATGCGGCTCTGGAGagtctctcttctttggaCAAG GTTAAGGAAGACCGAAAATCGATTTCTAGGGCTTTTGAAATTCttatctccttcttcatcttacAGACTTACGATGAAGTTGAAGATTCCTTGGAGAACCTCGAGGAGGTCAACACAGCTGCTCAGCAGTACTTGGGccagaaagaggaagaggaaacaCAGGCCGCTGACATGTTGCTCGACGTGCTCATTGCTCTGCTCGATAAAGGTTCCAGTGATTTGCGTAACCTTGCAAATCTGGTCTTTGATATTATTTCCCCAGAACTTACGAAATCCAGTTTAAATCTTTTGTCTGCT CAACTTGAACAATCCGCAGCTGAAGCCGCTGCAAACGAATCTGCGGAAGAGAGTGACGAGGATGCCGATGGTGACGATGCTGCGTCTGATAGCGATGGTGGAGAGGccaatgaggaagatgaggacgaggaagaagacgaggagcATGATGAGGATCTGGGGGATGTTGACCCTGCATTCAGACAGAGAGTTGCCGAAGCTCTCAAAGTGTCCGGCATGGATGCCGGCGAGgatgtcgaagaaggtTCCGAGGCCGAGTCAGAAGAATACTGGGACGATGatcagatgatgaaggtcGACGAACAGCTTGCTCAGGTCTTCCGTGAAAGAGCAGCCGCTGCCTCCAAGAATGATATGAAGC ACATCCTGACCGAATCTATTCATTTCAAGAATCGTATTCTCGACTTCTACGACACTTACGCCAAGCGTCAACCAACCAATCCCCTCATTATCGATGTCATCCTCACGCTTTTGAAGCTCATTCGCTCCGGTGGCGTTTCTGAAGCTGAGGTCACAAACAAGGCCGCGGGCATCCTTCGAAGCAAGTTCAACAAACCGAAAGATGTCCCGTCCACTGTCAATATCGAGGCAGCCTCTGAGAGTCTTAAGACCATTCATTCGATGGCGCAGAAGGCTCATTCCGCCGAGTTTTCTACATTGTGCAGTCTGTGCTCGCTTTTTGTTTCTCGAGCAATCGATGCTTCTGGTATTTCTTCCAATTCGGCAACTTCTACCGTCGTTGAGATTTACCGCGCCACTCTCAAAGACTTCATAATCCGCAAAGCATCACTTGTGCATCCTCCATTCCTTCTCGAGTTTGTGAAGCGGTTCCCTGTCCGTGCATTCTCTCTCTACCACGACCTTGTCTCCTACGTGGCCCCAGGCGCCGCCGTCAACGCATTTAGGCAATTACAGGCTTATAATgctctccaaatccttgcTCAGCATCTTCCGGTCATCTCTAAATCCGTATCCCCAACTGAGGTAATTAAATTCGTCCAAGAAGCCAGCGAAAGCGTTTTCACTACCCTTGAAACTGCTGCCGAAGCTAATTCGGACTCCAAGGATGCTTTGAATGCCCAAAAGCTTAAAGATGTTGTCAAATTTGCTCTTCAGCTTGCTAGAAACAGCAAGAATGTAGGTATCTCTTGGGATATAAGGAGAGTCAGCGAGGTCGGTGAAACGCTGAAACACGGCAGGAGAACAAAAGAAATGAAGGGTGTCCACAGTATGTGGATACAGTTGGAGGCTATTTTGAGCAACAAAAAGGGTGAAAAGCGTAAGAGATAG